The proteins below come from a single Candidatus Eremiobacterota bacterium genomic window:
- a CDS encoding HNH endonuclease signature motif containing protein translates to MDTFETHTIHSLFLPDEEELLYLADPCCLQDHEDLLLLPEPYELPGEALWKAERLVKITREGLIPEAEKLTEDISWGPPISTISSDERAARIDFTLCEAVRGRLALDLVLGGLLVNLKKKGVDLLGYRSIGSFAVEHLSFSGRTASELMRNFELLSSLPLTREAYLQGKIARSALRHLLRLVTPENEAEWLGIAQKLSISALEREVKKALAGGKEPAAQMAGNCGMEPDAQGAPDEGLMMYLSVSPTLALTWDFALSFFRDKEHYDGPLAGFIEALLANFLASRKPAPSPLDDKGSLPLFYRAPFMTREQRARLIGDEEAVQENGSDGKGGTDDPWESPWDIFFPSWLYGEKDGEPVRALAARLIRAAMIRQRLDVATGMLLRAMQVRSLFTGFGYESVEEYAQERCGFSMAQTRQFIRLANGFHRHSLTEKAFMSGTITREQARLILPLVNSKNEEAWIAYAAGVPTADLREEAERIARIIEYDSFVPIQYTLLPGFRYITDERYHELSFEVRDIIRTGSWYGGPSPVSSWPLPEDDEASLVTRDRRFDEPWKHFSDVAEMLSCEAQIKIEKISVLCAGHLDKARQICAIPQGASPEETFLVDILSAKDPSQAAGSSMMIKFFLPKELYNLWNTAAMNFLHLTAQSEATRTDPTRHVLSQPFEAPVLPEERFLAALLADYLSTEGKIQKAAHHHRILKRDRFRCQTPGCRCRRNLHVHHIIRRSQGGTDDPWNLIVLCEACHLHLLHGLRTITIRGEAPHNLTFTFGALSDGEPFLVYEKGLKALPA, encoded by the coding sequence ATGGATACGTTTGAGACCCACACCATTCACTCATTGTTCCTGCCCGATGAAGAGGAGCTTCTTTACCTCGCGGATCCCTGCTGTCTTCAGGACCACGAGGACCTTCTGCTCCTCCCCGAGCCCTATGAGCTTCCCGGGGAAGCCCTCTGGAAAGCTGAACGCCTGGTAAAGATCACCAGGGAAGGGCTCATTCCCGAAGCGGAAAAGCTCACGGAGGATATCTCCTGGGGACCCCCCATCTCCACTATCAGCAGTGATGAGCGGGCAGCCCGCATAGATTTCACCCTCTGTGAGGCAGTCAGAGGCCGCCTCGCGCTTGATCTGGTTCTTGGCGGCCTTCTTGTGAATCTCAAAAAGAAAGGAGTGGATCTTTTAGGGTATCGCTCCATCGGTTCTTTTGCCGTGGAGCACCTCTCGTTCTCGGGGCGCACCGCATCGGAGCTGATGCGCAACTTTGAGCTTCTCAGCAGCCTTCCTCTCACCAGGGAGGCATATCTCCAGGGGAAAATTGCCAGGAGCGCTCTCAGGCATCTTTTAAGACTCGTCACGCCTGAGAACGAGGCGGAGTGGCTTGGCATAGCGCAGAAGCTCTCGATAAGCGCCCTGGAGCGCGAAGTAAAAAAGGCGCTTGCCGGGGGGAAGGAGCCTGCCGCCCAGATGGCGGGAAACTGCGGGATGGAGCCTGATGCCCAGGGAGCGCCTGATGAGGGCCTCATGATGTATCTCAGCGTCTCCCCCACCCTTGCCCTCACCTGGGATTTCGCCCTTTCCTTTTTCCGCGACAAGGAGCACTACGACGGGCCCCTCGCGGGATTCATCGAGGCGCTTCTCGCCAACTTCCTGGCATCACGGAAACCGGCTCCATCGCCTCTTGATGACAAGGGAAGCCTCCCCTTGTTTTACCGGGCGCCTTTCATGACCCGAGAGCAGAGAGCCCGTCTCATAGGCGATGAAGAGGCAGTGCAGGAGAACGGCAGCGATGGAAAGGGGGGCACTGATGATCCCTGGGAATCGCCGTGGGATATCTTTTTCCCTTCCTGGCTTTACGGGGAGAAAGACGGGGAGCCAGTGAGAGCCCTTGCCGCGAGGCTCATCAGAGCCGCGATGATCCGCCAGAGGCTTGACGTGGCCACAGGGATGCTCCTCAGGGCGATGCAGGTGAGATCGCTCTTCACCGGCTTCGGCTATGAATCCGTCGAGGAATACGCCCAGGAGCGGTGCGGTTTTTCAATGGCACAGACCCGCCAGTTCATAAGGCTTGCCAATGGGTTCCACCGCCACTCTCTCACCGAAAAGGCCTTCATGAGCGGCACCATCACCAGGGAGCAGGCCCGCCTCATTCTTCCCCTGGTGAATTCTAAAAACGAGGAAGCCTGGATAGCTTATGCCGCAGGCGTGCCCACGGCGGACCTCAGGGAAGAGGCGGAGCGCATCGCCCGGATCATCGAATACGACAGCTTCGTGCCGATACAATATACCCTTCTTCCCGGCTTCCGCTATATCACCGACGAGAGATACCACGAGCTTTCCTTTGAGGTGCGGGACATCATCAGGACCGGGTCCTGGTATGGCGGGCCATCGCCTGTATCATCGTGGCCTCTCCCCGAGGATGACGAGGCATCCCTGGTAACGCGGGACAGGCGCTTTGATGAGCCCTGGAAGCATTTCAGCGATGTCGCTGAAATGCTCTCCTGCGAGGCCCAGATTAAAATTGAAAAAATTTCCGTGCTGTGTGCGGGGCATCTCGATAAAGCCAGGCAGATCTGCGCCATCCCCCAGGGCGCCAGTCCCGAAGAGACCTTCCTGGTGGACATCCTCTCGGCAAAGGACCCCTCACAGGCGGCAGGGAGCTCCATGATGATAAAATTCTTTCTCCCCAAAGAGCTTTATAACCTGTGGAACACCGCCGCCATGAATTTTCTGCACCTCACTGCGCAGTCAGAGGCCACCCGGACTGATCCAACCCGGCATGTTCTCAGCCAGCCTTTCGAGGCCCCTGTCCTCCCGGAAGAGAGATTCCTCGCCGCCCTTCTTGCCGATTATCTTTCCACCGAGGGGAAGATCCAGAAGGCTGCCCATCACCACAGGATCCTGAAGCGTGACCGGTTCCGCTGCCAGACTCCAGGCTGCCGCTGCAGGCGAAATTTGCATGTGCACCACATCATCAGGCGATCTCAGGGCGGCACCGATGACCCCTGGAACCTCATCGTGCTCTGCGAGGCCTGCCACCTCCACCTGCTTCACGGCCTCCGGACCATCACCATCAGGGGTGAAGCTCCTCACAACCTCACCTTCACCTTCGGCGCCCTCTCTGACGGCGAGCCTTTCCTGGTCTATGAAAAGGGCTTGAAGGCCCTGCCTGCCTGA
- a CDS encoding APC family permease translates to METLTRPQEKKQGNRRNSFNIANVKELLIGHPMKTEQQANERLTNAKALAVLSSDPVSSTAYGTEEIMLILLLAGSAALSYTLPIGISIVALVLIVATSYRQVVYAYPNGGGSYIVASKNLGKTAGLVAGASLATDYILTVAVSIVAGVAAITSAFPQLMQHTVLLCLGSIVIVTMINLRGVREAGTIFSIPTYSYIAALVLLIMAGFFQWLVLGRPPQAAVHEVHPAVQGITLFLILRAFSSGCATLTGLEAVSNGVQAFFEPVSKNAGKVMITMAILLSIFTVGIVVLCRKAGIAPVHSETVLSQLGRSIFHSGALYYFLQVTTALVLFMAANTAYNDFPRLSSIMARDGFLPRQFANLGDRLVFSNGIVILGIIAGLLCIQFKGSVNLLIPLYAVGVFVSFTLNQYGMVVHWKRNSKNEPRWLLRSVINAIGGTCTGIVAIVIMSTKFLSGAWMVVLLIPLLVLVFRAIRRHYDLVAEELKIELSEPIRPVTHTIIIPVADINRTLAKTISYARSLKVDVRCVHISVNRAFTEDLAVRWKQWDPGIPLTVIESPYRSLTQPLLRYIAKMERKTSDDMLTVMLPEFVVNKWWHHLLHNQNALVLKTLLLFRANTVVIDVPYHLNG, encoded by the coding sequence ATGGAAACTTTGACTCGACCCCAAGAAAAAAAGCAGGGAAACAGAAGAAACTCTTTTAATATCGCCAATGTAAAAGAGCTTCTCATCGGCCACCCCATGAAGACAGAGCAGCAGGCCAACGAGCGTCTCACCAACGCCAAGGCGCTCGCGGTGCTCTCTTCTGATCCGGTGTCCTCGACTGCATACGGGACAGAGGAAATCATGCTGATCCTTCTGCTTGCAGGGTCGGCCGCCCTCTCCTACACCCTTCCGATAGGCATAAGCATAGTAGCTCTCGTGCTCATAGTGGCCACTTCTTACAGGCAGGTGGTGTATGCCTATCCGAACGGCGGCGGCTCATATATTGTCGCAAGCAAGAACCTGGGGAAAACCGCGGGGCTTGTGGCAGGAGCATCCCTTGCCACTGATTATATACTTACCGTTGCCGTTTCAATAGTTGCAGGTGTCGCGGCAATAACTTCGGCATTTCCTCAGCTTATGCAGCATACGGTGCTGCTCTGCCTCGGAAGCATCGTCATCGTCACCATGATAAATCTGAGAGGAGTGCGGGAAGCAGGCACCATATTCTCAATTCCCACCTATTCCTATATAGCAGCTCTCGTGTTACTCATCATGGCGGGATTTTTTCAATGGCTTGTGCTGGGGCGGCCTCCCCAGGCAGCGGTTCACGAAGTGCATCCTGCCGTGCAGGGTATCACCCTCTTCCTTATTTTAAGGGCCTTTTCCTCCGGCTGTGCGACTCTTACCGGCCTTGAAGCGGTATCGAACGGAGTGCAGGCATTTTTTGAGCCCGTATCAAAGAATGCCGGTAAGGTCATGATTACCATGGCCATATTACTTTCGATATTCACGGTCGGAATCGTCGTGCTCTGCCGCAAGGCCGGCATCGCGCCGGTTCACAGCGAGACGGTTCTTTCACAGCTTGGGAGGAGCATCTTTCACAGCGGGGCGCTCTACTATTTTCTGCAGGTCACCACGGCATTGGTTCTTTTCATGGCAGCAAACACCGCATACAACGACTTCCCCCGGCTCTCTTCGATAATGGCCCGGGACGGGTTCCTGCCAAGGCAGTTCGCAAATCTGGGCGACCGCCTTGTCTTTTCGAACGGGATAGTGATTCTGGGAATCATCGCAGGCCTCCTCTGCATCCAATTCAAAGGCTCGGTGAATTTACTGATCCCGCTCTATGCAGTGGGGGTCTTTGTATCTTTCACGCTCAACCAGTATGGCATGGTGGTCCACTGGAAGAGGAACAGCAAAAACGAACCGCGGTGGCTCCTGCGCTCCGTTATCAATGCAATCGGAGGCACCTGTACCGGAATAGTGGCGATTGTGATCATGAGCACGAAATTCCTGTCGGGAGCCTGGATGGTGGTGCTTCTGATCCCCTTGCTGGTTCTTGTGTTCCGTGCGATTCGAAGACATTACGACCTGGTTGCCGAGGAGCTTAAAATAGAGCTCTCGGAGCCCATCAGGCCGGTGACCCATACCATCATAATCCCTGTTGCCGACATCAACAGGACCCTTGCAAAGACCATTTCCTATGCACGGTCCCTCAAGGTGGATGTCCGCTGTGTCCATATATCGGTGAACCGCGCCTTTACCGAGGATCTTGCCGTCAGGTGGAAACAATGGGATCCGGGAATCCCCCTCACCGTCATAGAATCGCCATACCGCTCCCTTACCCAGCCGCTTCTCAGGTATATCGCCAAAATGGAAAGGAAGACCTCTGATGATATGCTTACGGTGATGCTGCCGGAGTTCGTGGTGAACAAATGGTGGCATCACCTGCTCCACAACCAGAATGCCCTCGTATTGAAGACCCTGCTGCTCTTCCGGGCGAACACCGTGGTGATTGATGTGCCCTATCACCTCAACGGCTGA
- a CDS encoding response regulator transcription factor: MADKGARILVVDDEPQIRKLLAVSLEAHGYEVDMAATGGEAIQRAASFRPDLMIVDLGLPDMDGREVITRVREWSGAPIIVLTVRDQEKEKIGVLDSGADDYVTKPFATGELLARVRVSLRRAAATESEPVLQCGRLAVDLAHRRVTVDDREVKLTPTEYEILKTLAMNMGRVITHRQLLKAIWGNVYYEDNHYIRVYINQLRRKIEENPAQPRHIITESGVGYRLTGT; this comes from the coding sequence ATGGCTGATAAGGGAGCCCGTATCCTGGTAGTCGATGATGAGCCCCAGATCCGGAAGCTTCTTGCCGTCTCGCTTGAAGCCCACGGTTACGAGGTGGACATGGCGGCGACTGGGGGTGAGGCGATTCAAAGGGCGGCATCCTTCAGGCCCGACCTCATGATTGTTGACCTGGGCCTCCCCGACATGGACGGCAGGGAGGTGATAACGCGCGTGAGAGAGTGGTCCGGCGCACCAATCATTGTATTGACAGTCCGTGACCAGGAAAAGGAAAAAATTGGGGTCCTCGATTCAGGCGCCGATGATTATGTGACAAAGCCTTTCGCCACCGGCGAGCTTCTCGCAAGAGTCAGGGTCTCCCTCCGGAGGGCTGCGGCGACGGAGAGCGAGCCGGTGCTCCAGTGCGGGAGGCTGGCTGTTGACCTGGCCCACCGGCGGGTCACCGTCGATGACCGGGAGGTGAAGCTCACCCCTACTGAGTATGAGATACTGAAGACCCTCGCGATGAACATGGGGAGGGTCATAACCCACAGGCAGCTCCTGAAAGCCATATGGGGCAATGTCTATTACGAGGATAACCATTATATCAGGGTGTACATAAATCAGCTGCGCCGCAAGATTGAAGAGAACCCCGCGCAGCCCAGGCACATAATTACCGAGTCGGGAGTGGGCTACCGGCTGACGGGCACCTGA
- a CDS encoding RNA polymerase sigma factor yields the protein MTYSGAQIAGEGASKDEEIIDKVLKSRDKNTFELVVERFKKPVMTIAYRMTGNYEASVEIAQETFIKAWSYLRSYRHEMRFSSWLFKIAANEARDFLTQRHREIEHESPLEDKVAAQFQNNWEEKAEGGLMVQSLLSDLREPYKTAVILRFMEDLTYEEIAAIMECSIEQVKNYLFRGKKYLLTLAREGTHGQ from the coding sequence ATGACTTATAGCGGAGCTCAGATCGCCGGAGAAGGCGCATCCAAAGATGAGGAAATAATTGATAAAGTCCTTAAATCTCGCGATAAGAATACTTTCGAGCTCGTGGTGGAGAGGTTCAAGAAGCCGGTGATGACTATCGCCTACAGAATGACAGGTAATTATGAAGCAAGCGTGGAGATTGCCCAGGAGACCTTTATCAAAGCCTGGAGCTATCTCAGGTCATACCGGCATGAGATGCGCTTCTCCTCCTGGCTCTTTAAAATCGCTGCCAATGAAGCGAGAGACTTTCTCACGCAACGGCACCGGGAAATTGAGCATGAGAGCCCTCTTGAAGATAAAGTGGCCGCGCAGTTTCAGAACAACTGGGAAGAGAAGGCAGAAGGCGGCTTGATGGTGCAGTCCCTTCTCAGTGATCTCAGAGAGCCCTACAAAACGGCAGTAATCCTGAGATTCATGGAAGATCTCACGTATGAGGAGATCGCGGCGATCATGGAGTGCTCCATCGAACAGGTCAAAAACTATCTATTCAGGGGGAAGAAATACCTCCTCACCCTGGCCAGGGAGGGAACCCATGGACAATGA
- a CDS encoding DUF4118 domain-containing protein: MESPQREPVSGMKEDIPDSMRTRQIDGPSPDDALSVKHHAVSLLLVGLVTVLSWRFSKELKPLNIAFLYLIPVVLSASWWGRWPSYVAALTSVILFDVLFIPPIFHFTVYDTRYVGSFFMFLVIAFIIGGKTEELRREAQMARLREKSSRTLYEFARNIAGILELEVIARVLCTQVAETLERDVVALFPLRKKELEVLYRHNPLLREDNKETGEPGASMGGSRNIDSAAMAVAGWAYRNAKVAGRYTETLAECQYLFLPLISKGKAEGVLGIHIGERKLFPEQWRLLETWVQLAAVLIERVKLKEAVQEAALIAESERLHTALFNSLSHELKTPLSTIIAAVSALMDPGEYYSPGQKKDLLDEINGGARRLERVVENLLDTARLESGMLELKPESCDLEDVVGTAIGQMKDLLRDTPVEVRIPRDLPFVRADSVLIELVLVNLIDNALKFSPGGSAIIISARGKNGSVEVSVADMGKGIPEADLVKIFDKFYRVTDCEKKVCGSGLGLSICKAVIESHGGEIQAANGEGGGAVMSFTLPRAEKCPEIKLEDGVENG; the protein is encoded by the coding sequence ATGGAATCTCCCCAGAGAGAACCGGTGAGCGGGATGAAGGAGGATATCCCCGACTCCATGCGGACCCGACAGATTGACGGCCCCTCCCCTGATGATGCTCTCAGCGTAAAGCATCATGCAGTAAGCCTTCTCCTGGTGGGGTTGGTCACTGTGCTGTCATGGCGGTTCAGCAAGGAGCTGAAACCGCTGAACATAGCGTTTCTTTACCTTATTCCCGTGGTGCTGAGCGCTTCATGGTGGGGCCGGTGGCCTTCCTACGTGGCGGCGCTCACAAGCGTGATACTCTTCGACGTGCTCTTCATTCCGCCGATTTTCCACTTCACCGTGTATGATACAAGGTATGTGGGAAGCTTTTTCATGTTTCTCGTCATTGCCTTCATCATAGGGGGAAAGACGGAAGAGCTCAGGAGGGAGGCCCAGATGGCCCGGCTGAGGGAGAAAAGCAGCAGGACTCTTTACGAGTTCGCGAGGAATATCGCAGGCATCCTGGAGCTGGAAGTGATTGCCCGCGTGCTCTGCACCCAGGTCGCCGAGACCCTGGAAAGGGATGTCGTGGCCCTTTTCCCGCTGAGGAAAAAAGAGCTGGAGGTGCTGTACCGTCATAATCCCCTGCTCAGGGAAGATAATAAGGAAACTGGGGAGCCCGGCGCGTCGATGGGAGGGAGCAGGAACATTGACAGCGCCGCCATGGCCGTCGCCGGCTGGGCGTACAGGAATGCCAAGGTGGCCGGGAGGTACACCGAGACTCTTGCAGAGTGCCAGTATCTTTTCCTGCCCCTCATTTCAAAGGGAAAAGCCGAGGGAGTGCTGGGCATCCACATAGGGGAGCGGAAGCTTTTCCCTGAGCAATGGAGGCTCCTTGAGACATGGGTTCAGCTCGCCGCGGTGCTGATAGAAAGGGTAAAGCTCAAGGAGGCGGTCCAGGAGGCAGCCCTCATCGCGGAATCGGAGCGTCTTCACACGGCTCTTTTCAACTCGCTCTCCCATGAGCTGAAGACGCCTCTCTCGACAATCATTGCCGCAGTATCGGCACTTATGGACCCGGGGGAATATTACTCGCCCGGCCAGAAAAAAGATCTCCTTGATGAAATAAACGGAGGGGCCCGTCGCCTGGAGAGGGTCGTGGAAAATCTCCTGGATACCGCAAGGCTTGAGAGCGGGATGCTCGAGCTCAAGCCGGAAAGCTGCGACCTTGAAGACGTGGTGGGGACGGCAATAGGGCAGATGAAGGATCTGCTCAGGGACACCCCGGTGGAAGTGCGGATCCCGCGGGACCTGCCTTTCGTCAGGGCGGACAGCGTCCTCATCGAGCTCGTGCTGGTGAACCTCATCGATAACGCCCTCAAGTTCTCACCGGGAGGAAGCGCCATCATCATCAGCGCAAGGGGGAAAAACGGCTCAGTGGAGGTTTCTGTGGCTGACATGGGAAAAGGAATCCCTGAAGCGGATCTTGTGAAGATCTTTGACAAGTTTTACCGTGTGACCGACTGTGAAAAGAAAGTATGCGGCTCCGGTCTCGGTCTTTCTATATGCAAAGCAGTAATAGAGTCCCATGGCGGCGAAATACAAGCGGCGAACGGGGAGGGAGGCGGCGCCGTCATGAGCTTCACCCTCCCGAGGGCAGAGAAATGCCCTGAAATAAAGCTCGAGGATGGTGTCGAAAATGGCTGA
- a CDS encoding response regulator produces MLERLINNLHAMAYRCIADESRAMEFVSEGGLKLTGYSPEELVSGRISLISLIRGDFRGKVKEQISAALAEKKPFELVYPIKTADGGEKWVEDRGQGICSPAGELLCIEGFINDITGYRETEEYLKSKIDTLTRPLGDISVPEFAELFDMEEVQRIQDAFASATGVASIITDPGGRPLTKPSNFCHLCMNIIRRTEKGQANCFTSDSRIGRKNPDGPVMQACLSGGLWDGGSSICVGDQHIASWLVGQVLDESADLEGMIRYAREIGADEGEYRKALENVTRMPREQFAAVCSALFLFAKQLSHLAYSNVLQAREIEKMVTIRTAELRRTNEELEHARAEADAANKAKSFFLANMSHELRTPLNAIIGYSEMLEEEAGEEFVPDLRKISGAGKHLLALINDILDLSKIEAGKLELYLETFEIHKAVMEIVGTTEPLVKKKNNTLTINCPESLGSMHADLTRIRQCMLNLISNAAKFTENGAITLKVSREYHEEGDWIHLSVSDTGIGMTEEQLGRLFQSFSQADASTAKKFGGTGLGLAISRRFCRMMGGEVTVTSRPGEGSTFTMRIPSKVSDPRAKPAIEPQSCGIQQGSLESSAATVLIIDDDPAARELLQRFLQKNGFEVACASDGTEALRLARELRPHVITLDIFMPEMDGWAVLSALKEETLTRDIPVIMIAVEENKGLGFAQGIADFITKPVDRERLLRLLQRYRPGASQPVLVVEDDLPTREMLRKMLEKAGWAVTDAENGLVALERVKEQMPAVILLDLLMPGMDGFEFFAELRREELWRTIPVIVVTSKDVTMEEHRRLNSSNAGKIFRKDTYTCEELLEDLRKITVPGIPAPSLLENQE; encoded by the coding sequence ATGCTTGAGAGGCTCATCAATAACCTTCACGCGATGGCATACCGTTGCATCGCTGATGAGTCCCGGGCCATGGAGTTCGTGAGTGAGGGCGGCCTCAAGCTTACCGGGTACAGCCCTGAAGAGCTTGTCTCGGGAAGGATATCCCTCATTTCCCTTATCCGCGGGGATTTCCGGGGAAAAGTGAAGGAACAGATAAGTGCCGCTCTCGCCGAAAAGAAGCCTTTTGAGCTGGTCTATCCCATAAAAACCGCCGATGGAGGGGAAAAGTGGGTTGAGGACAGGGGGCAGGGCATCTGCTCCCCTGCCGGAGAGCTTCTCTGCATAGAGGGATTTATTAATGATATCACCGGCTACAGGGAGACCGAGGAGTACCTGAAAAGCAAGATTGACACTCTTACACGCCCTCTCGGGGATATTTCAGTCCCGGAGTTTGCAGAGCTCTTCGATATGGAGGAGGTTCAGAGGATACAGGATGCCTTCGCCAGCGCCACGGGGGTAGCGTCGATCATTACCGATCCCGGAGGGAGGCCCCTCACAAAGCCCAGCAACTTCTGCCATCTCTGCATGAACATTATCCGCAGGACGGAAAAAGGTCAGGCGAACTGCTTCACCTCAGATTCGCGCATCGGGCGAAAGAATCCTGATGGACCTGTCATGCAGGCCTGCCTCAGCGGCGGTCTCTGGGATGGAGGCTCGAGCATCTGTGTCGGCGATCAGCATATTGCAAGCTGGCTCGTCGGGCAGGTTCTCGATGAATCGGCGGACCTGGAAGGGATGATCCGGTACGCCCGTGAGATTGGTGCCGACGAAGGGGAATACCGGAAGGCTCTTGAAAACGTGACGCGCATGCCGAGGGAGCAGTTTGCCGCCGTATGCAGCGCCCTGTTTCTCTTTGCGAAACAGCTTTCCCATCTGGCATACAGCAATGTGCTTCAGGCCCGCGAGATAGAGAAGATGGTGACTATCCGGACAGCCGAATTACGGCGTACCAATGAGGAGCTCGAGCATGCCCGGGCCGAAGCTGACGCGGCCAATAAGGCGAAGAGCTTCTTTCTCGCCAATATGAGCCATGAGCTGAGGACACCTCTGAACGCCATCATAGGGTACAGCGAGATGCTCGAGGAAGAAGCCGGTGAAGAGTTCGTCCCTGATCTCAGGAAGATCAGCGGTGCGGGGAAGCACCTGCTTGCCCTGATCAATGATATTCTTGACCTTTCCAAGATTGAAGCCGGCAAGCTGGAGCTTTATCTTGAGACCTTTGAAATCCATAAGGCCGTCATGGAGATTGTGGGCACCACAGAGCCCCTGGTAAAGAAGAAGAACAATACCCTTACCATAAACTGTCCCGAGAGCCTGGGCTCCATGCATGCCGATCTTACCAGGATCAGGCAGTGCATGCTGAATCTCATCAGCAATGCCGCCAAGTTTACTGAAAATGGCGCAATTACCCTCAAGGTAAGCCGTGAATACCATGAAGAGGGAGACTGGATACACTTGAGCGTGAGCGATACCGGCATCGGTATGACAGAGGAGCAGCTCGGCAGGCTGTTCCAGTCATTCTCACAGGCCGATGCCTCTACGGCGAAGAAATTCGGGGGAACCGGTCTCGGCCTCGCGATTTCCAGGCGATTCTGCAGAATGATGGGTGGAGAAGTAACGGTGACGAGCAGGCCTGGTGAGGGCTCCACGTTTACCATGCGCATTCCTTCGAAGGTGAGTGATCCCAGGGCAAAACCAGCAATTGAGCCACAGTCCTGCGGCATTCAGCAGGGATCCCTGGAATCATCGGCCGCAACGGTCCTCATCATTGATGATGACCCCGCAGCCCGGGAGCTGCTGCAGCGTTTTCTCCAGAAGAACGGCTTCGAGGTCGCCTGTGCATCCGACGGCACGGAGGCGCTCCGTCTTGCGAGGGAGCTGCGTCCTCATGTCATCACGCTCGATATATTCATGCCTGAAATGGATGGCTGGGCAGTCCTTTCTGCCCTGAAGGAAGAGACGCTGACCCGTGACATCCCTGTCATCATGATTGCCGTTGAAGAGAATAAGGGGCTTGGCTTTGCCCAGGGTATAGCAGATTTCATCACCAAGCCTGTGGACAGGGAGCGACTGCTTCGGCTCCTGCAAAGATACCGCCCCGGGGCGTCTCAACCTGTTCTCGTGGTAGAGGATGATCTTCCCACGCGTGAAATGCTGAGAAAGATGCTGGAAAAAGCGGGATGGGCGGTGACCGATGCGGAAAACGGGCTGGTCGCCCTTGAGCGTGTGAAAGAGCAGATGCCGGCTGTGATACTTCTGGATTTGCTCATGCCCGGGATGGATGGCTTCGAGTTTTTTGCCGAGCTTCGCAGGGAAGAGCTATGGCGCACTATTCCCGTGATAGTAGTGACTTCAAAGGATGTCACCATGGAGGAGCATCGCAGGCTCAACAGCAGCAATGCAGGAAAAATTTTCCGCAAGGATACTTATACCTGTGAGGAGCTTCTCGAAGATCTCAGGAAGATAACGGTTCCCGGGATCCCGGCACCGTCCCTCTTAGAAAATCAAGAATAA
- a CDS encoding zf-HC2 domain-containing protein, with protein MDNECGYEEKVFLYLDGMIDDEGKREVEEHLSSCQWCREQAALLSNIQGDFHRGIQVPSDFTSKVLEKIDMKSRQHSILPAVMAGILFILVFLLTGSQAPSPQTGTVISSLFSVIKNLHVTNLLSQTLTQNMHFIASYITAISALVLYTSIMKSRRSPGAINGAHQ; from the coding sequence ATGGACAATGAATGTGGTTACGAAGAAAAGGTCTTCCTGTATCTTGATGGAATGATCGATGATGAAGGGAAGAGAGAAGTGGAGGAGCACCTCAGCTCCTGCCAGTGGTGCAGGGAGCAGGCAGCGCTTCTTTCGAACATCCAGGGAGATTTCCATAGAGGTATCCAAGTCCCTTCGGACTTCACCTCCAAAGTCCTGGAGAAGATCGACATGAAATCCAGGCAACACTCGATCCTGCCTGCAGTGATGGCAGGGATTCTTTTCATCTTGGTCTTCCTCCTTACCGGCTCTCAAGCACCTTCACCGCAGACAGGCACAGTCATCTCTTCTCTGTTTTCAGTAATAAAGAACCTCCATGTCACCAATCTTTTATCCCAGACATTGACGCAGAACATGCACTTCATCGCTTCCTATATCACTGCAATCTCAGCTCTCGTGCTTTACACATCGATAATGAAATCAAGAAGGAGCCCCGGTGCCATCAATGGGGCTCACCAGTAA